The Flaviramulus sp. BrNp1-15 genome includes the window TTACATTTTCTAAAAAACAAAACCATAGTGGTTTTTCTTTTGAAGTTTTTTTAGATGATGAAAAGAAAGATGATTTTAAACCAAAGATTGAAACTTTTTTTAATCGCGTAGAGCAATATTTGCCTTTTTTAAAAGACTTTCATTTTAAAATTGAAACATCAAATACGTTTCCTCATAGCTCTGGTATTGCTTCTTCGGCATCAGGTATGAGTGCTTTAGCGTTGTGTTTAATGAGTGTAGAAAAAGAACTCGTTGAATCTGATGTCACATCGAGCGCAGTCGAGATGTCAGATGAATTCTTCATCCAAAAGGCATCTTTTCTAGCGCGTTTAGGTTCAGGAAGTGCTTGCAGAAGTTTGGAAGGCGATCTAGTAGTTTGGGGAAAACATGATGAAATTACAGGGAGTTCGGATTTATTTGGTGTAAAATATCCGTTTGAAGTTCATGAAAACTTCAAAAATTATCAAGACACTATTTTGTTGGTTGATAAAGGTGAAAAGCAAGTAAGTAGTACGGTTGGGCATAATTTAATGCACGGTCACCCATTTGCACAACAGCGTTTTAATCAAGCTAACCAAAACCTATCCAATTTAATTAGTATTTTAAAAGAAGGTGATTTAGATGCGTTTATTGCTTTAGTTGAAAGTGAGGCATTAACACTACATGCAATGATGATGACTAGTATGCCATATTTTATTTTAATGAAGCCAAACACCCTTGAAATCATTAACAAAATTTGGACATTTAGGAAAAATACAGGCTCAAAAGTTTGCTTTACTTTAGATGCCGGAGCCAATGTACATGTGCTATTTCCAGAAAAAGAAAAGGATGGTGTGTTGAAATTCATTAAAAATGAATTAGTTGCATATTGTCAAAATGGTCACTATATTAGTGATAGAATTGGATTTGGATCAAAACTGTTGTAATTTTGCAAAACCAAGTCAAAAAATTGCTAAATGAAAGGACCTCTGTTTTATTCTAAAATATTACTCTTCGGAGAGTATGGAATCATTAAAGATTCTAAAGGTTTATCAATTCCTTATAATTTTTATAATGGCGCTTTAAAAATGGATGAAAATCCATCGGAAAGTGCTATTAAATCAAACGAAAGTTTAAAACGATTTGTTAGCTATTTAGAAAATATAAATCCAGATTTAGTAACTTTTTATATTAATGCTTTAAAGGAAGATGTAAACAAAGGTATGTATTTCGATTCCTCTATTCCACAAGGCTATGGTGTGGGAAGCAGCGGTGCTTTAGTTGCTGCGATTTATGACAAATATGCACAAGATAAAATTACTGTTTTAGAAAATTTAACTCGAGAAAAGCTTTTGAAATTAAAAGACATTTTCTCTGAAATGGAATCTTTTTTCCATGGTAAATCTTCTGGTTTAGATCCTTTAAACAGTTATTTAAGTATTCCAATTCTTATCAACTCAAAAGATAATATTGAAGCAACAGGTATTCCTGCTCAACAAGAAAAAGGTAAAGGAGCCGTTTTTTTAATAGACAGCGGTATTGTTGGTGAAACTGCTCCAATGGTAAGTATTTTTATGGAAAACATGAAACAAGAAGGTTTCCGTAATATGCTTAAAACACAGTTTATAAAACACACAGATGCTTGTGTTGAAGATTTTTTAACTGGTAATATAAAATCGTTGTTTAAGAACACTAAACAACTTTCAAAGATTGTATTGAATCACTTCAAGCCCATGATTCCACAGCAGTTTCATGAGCTATGGAAAAAAGGAATTGAAACCAACGAATATTACTTAAAGTTGTGTGGTTCTGGCGGTGGCGGTTATATTCTTGGGTTTACAAAAGATATTGAAAAAGCAAAACAATCGCTTTCAGATTACAAATTAGAAGTTGTTTATAATTTCTAAATCTCTCTGTCACCCAAAGTTCAGTCTTAGGGTTTCTTAAAATTTAGTTTTATGCTTTCAAGACGACAGAAACACATTCTACTTAAGTTTTTTAGCATGTTTTCTGTAGTTAGAGGTTACAATATTTTAATTATTGTAATCGCTCAATATTTGGCATCAGTTTACATTATGGCTCATGATAAGCCAGTAAAAGAAGTTGTTTTTGATGTTAATTTATTACTATTAGTATTAGCATCCGCAGCAACAATTGCTGCTGGATACATTATCAATAATTTTTACGATTCAGAAAAAGATCTAATTAATAAACCTATTAAATCAAGATTAGATAGGTTGGTAAGTCAAAATACAAAGTTGTCATTTTATTTTGTGCTAAATTTTGTAGCTGCTGTTATGGCAAGTTATGTGTCTTTTAAAGCTGTAATTTTCTTTTCAATATACATTTTTGGTATTTGGTTTTACTCACACAAATTAAAAAAACTACCATTTATAGGTAATTTAACTTCTGCAATTTTAACCATTACACCTTTTTTCGCCATTTTTATGTATTACAAAAATTTTGAAACCGTAATTTTTGTACATGCCGTTTTCTTGTTTTTATTGATGTCTATGCGAGAGCTTACTAAAGATCTAGAGAATATAAAAGGCGATTTAGCTCAAGATTATAAAACTATTCCTATTGTATATGGTGAAAAAGCTTCGAAAATAATGCTAACAGTGTTGTCGTTTTTAACACTTATCCCTACTTATTTGCTTCTATACCGTTTTGAAATAGGTTACATGTATTTGTACTTTTATTTCTGCATTGTTTTATTGTTAATTTTTCTATTATTGCTTTGGAAATCTAAAACAAAAACGCACTATTTAATACTTCACAATATTTTAAAGTTTATTATAGTTGCTGGTGTTTTTTGCATTGTGTTAATTAACGTGAATGTTGTTTTAAATCGTATTTAATAAAATCATATATCAAAAAACGAAAATCGTATTTTTATAAAGTATCTTTGCACAAAATAATAAGTAATGAACAGACATCAAGGGAGTAAGGGAAAAGGAAAAACATCAGGGCGTGGTAGCGGAAACACACGTCATACTAGTTATGCAAGGGGAAATGCACCTATTAAGAAAACAAATCCAACACCTAAAAAATCTGGTAATCCTGATGAAATTAGGTTAAATAAGTATGTTGCAAATTCTGGAATGTGCTCACGTCGTGAAGCCGATGTGCATATTGCTACAGGATTAGTTTCTGTAAATGGTAAAGTAATTACCGAAATGGGTTATAAAGTAAAACCTGGAGATGAAGTACGTTACGATGGTGCACGTATAAACCCAGAGAAAAAGGCTTATGTTTTACTTAATAAACCAAAAGGATTCGCTACAACTACAAGTGAAGGTAAAGGTAGAACAGTTATGGATTTAGTAGCCAATGCTACAAATTCCAAAATAAAACCAATAGGTCGATTAGGTAGAAACTCTAAAGGTTTATTGCTTTTTACTAATGATGATGCTATTGCAGATAAGTTTACAAATTCAAAAAAAGGTATTGCGCGTTTATTTCATATTGAGTTGAGTAATAATTTAAAGCTTGAAGATTTAAAAAAGATTCAAAACGGATTTAAAGTAGAAGGGAAGCTTATTACAGTAGAAGAAATCAGTTATATAGACGGTGCTTCAAAAAAGGAAGTAGGACTTAAAATTAAGAACACAGGAAACACTATAATTAGAACTATTTTTGATTATTTTAAATACGATATTGTAAGTATAGATTGCGTTGCTATTGGACACTTAACCAAAAAAGATATTCCACGTGGTAGCTGGAAACATTTAACAGAGCAAGAGTTGAATACTTTAAAGATGCTTTAGGATAAAGATTTTCCATTTAAAATTGACTTAATGCTATATTTAACTCGATTTATACGTTAGGGATAGAAGTGACAACCCTTTTTGTAATACAATAACAAAAAGATTGAAACGAATATTTCGACCCTAATGAACCCCAAAAAAGGCTACTAAAAAAATATAAAACTTTTTTAAAAAAAGGCTTTGTAATTCAAATTTTTGTTTTTCATTTGCACAGTATTTTAGCTGAACAAATTGAAACCTGTTTCTATGTTCGGGCTTTTGAAAATTAGGAAGTCATATTCAAAAGCAGCTTACAGATTAAGTGACCGAATTTTAAAGCTAACTTCCGTTTCTCCAATATATGCTATACAGCATAAATACGCTTTTGTGCCTACTACTCAAAAAGAAATTCAAGTTTGATATTATTTATTTTTCACTAACTTAACAGTTAGTTAATCTACTATT containing:
- a CDS encoding diphosphomevalonate/mevalonate 3,5-bisphosphate decarboxylase family protein, with product MTEEKFIPKPYSKAVEKGNFTWSSPSNIALVKYWGKKERQIPENPSISFTLNNCKTITKLTFSKKQNHSGFSFEVFLDDEKKDDFKPKIETFFNRVEQYLPFLKDFHFKIETSNTFPHSSGIASSASGMSALALCLMSVEKELVESDVTSSAVEMSDEFFIQKASFLARLGSGSACRSLEGDLVVWGKHDEITGSSDLFGVKYPFEVHENFKNYQDTILLVDKGEKQVSSTVGHNLMHGHPFAQQRFNQANQNLSNLISILKEGDLDAFIALVESEALTLHAMMMTSMPYFILMKPNTLEIINKIWTFRKNTGSKVCFTLDAGANVHVLFPEKEKDGVLKFIKNELVAYCQNGHYISDRIGFGSKLL
- a CDS encoding mevalonate kinase, which gives rise to MKGPLFYSKILLFGEYGIIKDSKGLSIPYNFYNGALKMDENPSESAIKSNESLKRFVSYLENINPDLVTFYINALKEDVNKGMYFDSSIPQGYGVGSSGALVAAIYDKYAQDKITVLENLTREKLLKLKDIFSEMESFFHGKSSGLDPLNSYLSIPILINSKDNIEATGIPAQQEKGKGAVFLIDSGIVGETAPMVSIFMENMKQEGFRNMLKTQFIKHTDACVEDFLTGNIKSLFKNTKQLSKIVLNHFKPMIPQQFHELWKKGIETNEYYLKLCGSGGGGYILGFTKDIEKAKQSLSDYKLEVVYNF
- a CDS encoding geranylgeranylglycerol-phosphate geranylgeranyltransferase is translated as MLSRRQKHILLKFFSMFSVVRGYNILIIVIAQYLASVYIMAHDKPVKEVVFDVNLLLLVLASAATIAAGYIINNFYDSEKDLINKPIKSRLDRLVSQNTKLSFYFVLNFVAAVMASYVSFKAVIFFSIYIFGIWFYSHKLKKLPFIGNLTSAILTITPFFAIFMYYKNFETVIFVHAVFLFLLMSMRELTKDLENIKGDLAQDYKTIPIVYGEKASKIMLTVLSFLTLIPTYLLLYRFEIGYMYLYFYFCIVLLLIFLLLLWKSKTKTHYLILHNILKFIIVAGVFCIVLINVNVVLNRI
- a CDS encoding pseudouridine synthase; this translates as MNRHQGSKGKGKTSGRGSGNTRHTSYARGNAPIKKTNPTPKKSGNPDEIRLNKYVANSGMCSRREADVHIATGLVSVNGKVITEMGYKVKPGDEVRYDGARINPEKKAYVLLNKPKGFATTTSEGKGRTVMDLVANATNSKIKPIGRLGRNSKGLLLFTNDDAIADKFTNSKKGIARLFHIELSNNLKLEDLKKIQNGFKVEGKLITVEEISYIDGASKKEVGLKIKNTGNTIIRTIFDYFKYDIVSIDCVAIGHLTKKDIPRGSWKHLTEQELNTLKML